The Chryseobacterium aureum genome contains a region encoding:
- a CDS encoding hydroxymethylglutaryl-CoA lyase: MFLTECPRDAMQGWGEFIPTDKKIDYINSLMDVGFDVLDCLSFVSPKAIPQMADSDVVAENIDKSRSKTKVSAIIGNYRGAEKALKHQSVDILGFPFSISETFQHRNTNKSQEEAFDEIIKMLDLVKSEGKQLNIYFSMAFGNPYGEMWKWEDVDQWAQRFSDIGVKDILLSDTTGVATPETIALLFEKIPSKYPEINFGGHFHNRYEDSYSKLKAAYDQGCRRFDSAIKGIGGCPMAKDDLVGNMPTEQVINFMSVEKADHKLNLLNFESSYNKAKDIFHF, translated from the coding sequence ATGTTTCTTACCGAATGTCCTAGAGATGCCATGCAGGGATGGGGAGAATTTATCCCTACCGATAAAAAAATAGATTATATCAACTCCTTGATGGATGTTGGCTTTGATGTATTGGATTGTCTGAGTTTTGTTTCTCCGAAAGCAATTCCGCAGATGGCAGATTCTGATGTGGTGGCCGAAAATATCGACAAATCACGTTCCAAAACAAAAGTTTCCGCCATCATTGGTAACTATAGAGGTGCCGAAAAGGCATTGAAACACCAATCGGTAGATATACTTGGATTCCCGTTTTCTATTTCCGAAACTTTTCAGCACAGAAATACGAATAAAAGTCAGGAAGAAGCTTTTGATGAAATCATTAAAATGCTTGATCTGGTAAAAAGTGAAGGAAAACAGCTGAATATCTATTTTTCAATGGCCTTTGGAAACCCTTACGGTGAAATGTGGAAGTGGGAAGATGTAGACCAGTGGGCACAAAGGTTTTCAGATATTGGAGTAAAAGATATCTTACTGTCTGATACAACGGGGGTGGCCACTCCTGAAACCATTGCTCTTTTGTTTGAAAAAATACCTTCAAAATACCCTGAAATCAACTTCGGAGGACATTTTCATAACCGTTATGAAGATTCTTATTCAAAATTAAAAGCAGCTTATGATCAAGGTTGCCGAAGATTTGACAGTGCCATCAAAGGAATCGGAGGATGTCCTATGGCTAAGGATGATCTTGTAGGAAATATGCCTACAGAACAAGTCATCAACTTTATGAGTGTTGAAAAAGCAGATCATAAGCTGAACCTGCTGAACTTCGAAAGCTCTTATAACAAAGCGAAGGATATTTTTCATTTTTAA
- a CDS encoding sulfurtransferase, with amino-acid sequence MSPIISPSDLKKIPTENLILLDARAGKDVKQNYLEKHLKGARFIDLDKDLAEIGENAAFGGRHPLPSVKKFAETLSNLGISEGAHIVVYDDKNASNAAARAWWMLRSFGLENVQVLDGGMQAAEKAGLAFSSGEELSDKASLIQKDQWSLPLSSLEAVENELKSDSATVIDVRDAYRYKGESEPIDLVAGHIPGAINIPFSENLDENGNFLKPEILKEKYSRLLENKPEHLIIHCGSGVTACHTILALDYAGFPIPDLYVGSWSEWSRREGKEIAKDI; translated from the coding sequence ATGTCTCCAATCATCTCACCATCCGATCTTAAGAAGATTCCAACAGAAAATCTTATCCTTCTTGATGCAAGAGCCGGGAAAGATGTAAAGCAGAATTACCTTGAAAAACATCTCAAAGGAGCAAGATTCATTGATTTGGACAAAGATCTGGCTGAAATAGGAGAGAATGCCGCCTTTGGGGGCAGACACCCGCTTCCTTCTGTAAAAAAGTTTGCTGAAACCCTTTCAAATCTTGGCATTTCGGAAGGAGCTCATATTGTTGTGTATGATGATAAAAATGCTTCAAACGCAGCGGCAAGAGCGTGGTGGATGCTAAGATCTTTTGGATTGGAAAACGTTCAGGTTCTTGATGGCGGAATGCAGGCGGCAGAAAAAGCTGGGTTAGCATTTTCTTCAGGAGAGGAGCTGTCTGATAAAGCTTCTTTGATTCAAAAAGACCAATGGTCTCTTCCTCTTTCAAGCCTGGAAGCTGTTGAAAATGAATTGAAAAGCGATTCTGCTACTGTGATTGATGTCAGAGATGCTTACCGTTATAAAGGCGAATCTGAACCGATTGATCTGGTGGCGGGACATATTCCGGGAGCCATTAATATTCCTTTTTCTGAAAATCTTGATGAAAATGGAAATTTCCTGAAACCAGAAATTTTAAAAGAAAAATACAGCAGACTACTAGAAAATAAGCCTGAACATCTGATCATTCACTGTGGATCTGGTGTTACAGCATGCCATACTATTCTAGCCTTGGATTATGCGGGATTTCCCATTCCGGATCTGTACGTAGGTTCATGGAGTGAGTGGAGCAGGAGAGAAGGAAAGGAAATCGCAAAAGATATTTAA
- a CDS encoding SUF system Fe-S cluster assembly protein, producing MKFTDDQIADIGEEIIGVLKTVYDPEIPVDIYELGLIYDVQISDDADVKIIMTLTTPNCPVAETLPQEVKDKVAEVENVKSVDLELTFEPSWNKDMMSEEAKFELGML from the coding sequence ATGAAATTTACAGACGATCAAATTGCTGACATTGGTGAGGAAATCATTGGTGTGTTGAAAACCGTATATGACCCTGAAATTCCGGTAGATATCTACGAATTAGGGCTTATTTACGATGTCCAGATCTCCGATGATGCTGACGTAAAAATTATAATGACACTTACGACTCCCAACTGTCCTGTGGCAGAAACCCTTCCTCAGGAAGTAAAAGACAAAGTAGCTGAAGTAGAGAACGTAAAAAGTGTAGATTTGGAGCTTACTTTCGAACCGAGCTGGAATAAGGATATGATGAGTGAAGAGGCAAAGTTTGAGCTGGGAATGCTTTAA
- a CDS encoding 3'-5' exonuclease, translating into MIQNIPLERVLFLDIETVPQAGSWDDLSETEQYLWDKKTKFQRKEDTTAEEFYDRAGIMAEFGKIICITIGMVEKNETLKIKSFSGHDEKKMLQEFGEIFNSPRLYNVILCAHNGKEFDFPWIARRYLINGMQPPAPFQMFGKKPWEIPHIDTMELWKFGDYKSFVSLELLAHVFGIPTPKDDIDGSMVSSIYYIEKDLQRIVDYCEKDVLTLANIFRRMRQEDLLKRNINLD; encoded by the coding sequence ATGATACAGAACATACCTTTAGAAAGAGTTTTATTCCTTGATATTGAGACCGTTCCGCAGGCTGGATCATGGGACGATCTATCTGAAACAGAGCAATATCTGTGGGACAAAAAAACAAAATTTCAGCGCAAAGAAGATACAACCGCAGAAGAATTTTATGACAGAGCCGGTATTATGGCCGAGTTTGGAAAAATCATCTGCATCACCATCGGAATGGTTGAAAAGAATGAAACGCTGAAAATAAAAAGCTTTTCAGGGCATGATGAAAAGAAAATGCTTCAGGAATTTGGAGAAATTTTCAACAGTCCAAGGCTTTACAATGTCATTCTTTGTGCCCATAACGGAAAGGAATTTGATTTTCCCTGGATTGCGAGACGCTATCTTATTAATGGAATGCAGCCTCCCGCTCCGTTTCAGATGTTTGGGAAAAAGCCCTGGGAAATTCCTCATATAGATACCATGGAACTATGGAAATTCGGGGATTACAAGAGTTTTGTATCCCTGGAATTACTGGCTCATGTCTTTGGCATTCCCACTCCGAAAGATGATATAGACGGCTCAATGGTTTCATCAATTTACTACATAGAGAAAGACTTGCAGAGAATTGTTGACTATTGTGAAAAAGATGTCTTAACTTTGGCAAATATTTTCCGGCGCATGCGTCAGGAAGATTTGTTGAAAAGGAATATCAATCTAGATTAA
- a CDS encoding tRNA-binding protein, producing MTVKPDITWADFEKIDIRCGTIISVNDFEKARNPSYQLEIDFGDLGIRKSSAQITSLYTKEELIGKQILAVVNFPKKQIANFFSECLVLGLYGDDKKDVTLLTPSLPTKNGMQVG from the coding sequence ATGACAGTAAAACCAGACATCACCTGGGCAGATTTTGAAAAAATAGACATCAGATGCGGAACGATAATCTCTGTAAATGATTTTGAAAAGGCAAGAAACCCATCTTACCAGCTGGAAATAGATTTTGGAGACCTGGGAATCCGAAAATCATCCGCACAAATTACCTCTCTTTATACAAAAGAAGAACTTATAGGAAAGCAGATTTTAGCCGTTGTTAATTTCCCTAAAAAGCAGATTGCCAATTTCTTCAGTGAGTGTCTTGTACTGGGATTATATGGTGATGACAAAAAAGATGTTACGCTTTTAACCCCTTCATTACCCACCAAAAACGGAATGCAGGTAGGATAG